One Lactobacillus sp. CBA3606 DNA segment encodes these proteins:
- the asp1 gene encoding accessory Sec system glycosyltransferase Asp1 — MIFFVNQYLMALNSGVEHAEFKRLQLFKQHQMPAKLVTRHFDGLLHQNMRRFKLADDQMVNLFDFFRQTTTYPAQVLKLEDLDFPRDYNVQPSPNVSQVVDGDRLVAKVHFVPGTVGHVYFVELFDTFGNLAQRTDYDERGFKACDTFYAPNQEPVTAIFYRPDQTRFAEQYYAHNAAGVNEVSLCKLIDYQGQDYYFNGEQAWYRFFLDELNRQNGTNNTFIADRPLAAQWPVINMQTPARKYLWLPTPHTVDPKDQVFANLNNAYVYGIHEHLTALDGLITSTDQQRADLTRWLGGQPSRPIYTISAAVVSVEQATRPAITMAARQAHQLVYTGRLDPERQVDQLITAFARVHQVLADATLVIHGYGSALADLKVQVEQQQLAQVVTFAGYQPDLTAVYDQAGAAVYTGASDTQPLSIVEALSHGLPVVAYDINYGPRDIIKAGKNGYLVEDGDVAQLASALIKTLENPKRQQRLSKGAYHSSQQYSDATVWAQWQALLK, encoded by the coding sequence ATGATCTTTTTTGTCAATCAATATTTGATGGCGTTAAATTCTGGGGTTGAACATGCCGAATTTAAACGCTTGCAATTATTCAAACAACATCAGATGCCAGCTAAATTAGTGACCCGCCACTTTGATGGGTTATTACATCAAAATATGCGGCGCTTTAAGCTCGCTGATGATCAAATGGTTAACTTATTTGATTTCTTTCGACAGACCACCACGTATCCAGCCCAAGTACTTAAGCTAGAAGATTTAGATTTTCCACGGGATTATAATGTGCAACCAAGTCCGAATGTTAGTCAGGTCGTTGATGGTGATCGCTTAGTTGCGAAAGTCCATTTTGTACCGGGCACGGTTGGTCACGTTTATTTTGTCGAACTCTTTGATACTTTTGGCAATTTGGCTCAGCGGACTGATTATGATGAACGGGGATTTAAAGCGTGCGATACTTTTTACGCGCCGAATCAAGAACCGGTGACCGCGATTTTTTATCGACCCGATCAAACACGTTTTGCGGAACAATATTATGCGCATAATGCGGCTGGTGTGAATGAGGTCTCATTGTGTAAGCTGATCGACTACCAAGGTCAAGATTATTATTTTAATGGTGAGCAGGCTTGGTATCGGTTCTTTTTAGATGAACTTAATCGGCAAAATGGGACCAATAATACCTTTATTGCCGATCGACCACTGGCAGCACAATGGCCGGTGATCAATATGCAAACCCCCGCTCGTAAGTATTTATGGCTACCGACACCGCATACTGTTGATCCTAAAGATCAAGTCTTCGCTAACTTAAATAATGCCTATGTTTATGGAATTCATGAGCATTTAACGGCGTTAGATGGCTTGATTACGAGTACTGATCAGCAACGAGCTGACTTAACGCGGTGGTTAGGCGGGCAACCTAGTCGACCGATTTATACGATTTCAGCAGCAGTGGTTTCGGTGGAACAAGCCACGCGCCCGGCCATTACAATGGCCGCACGCCAAGCACATCAGCTGGTTTATACAGGTCGCCTAGATCCAGAACGGCAGGTTGATCAGTTAATAACGGCCTTTGCCCGGGTGCACCAAGTGCTGGCGGATGCGACCTTGGTTATTCATGGTTACGGCAGTGCCTTGGCGGACTTGAAAGTGCAAGTCGAGCAACAACAGCTCGCTCAGGTCGTCACTTTTGCGGGCTATCAGCCCGACTTAACGGCGGTGTATGATCAGGCGGGAGCCGCCGTGTATACGGGGGCTAGCGATACACAGCCACTATCAATAGTTGAAGCGTTGAGCCATGGCTTGCCCGTGGTTGCCTATGATATTAACTATGGTCCGCGAGATATTATCAAAGCCGGTAAAAATGGTTATTTAGTTGAAGACGGTGATGTTGCGCAATTAGCGTCGGCGCTTATTAAAACGTTAGAGAACCCCAAGCGGCAGCAACGTTTAAGTAAAGGCGCTTATCACAGTAGTCAGCAGTATAGCGATGCGACGGTTTGGGCGCAGTGGCAGGCGTTACTCAAATAA
- a CDS encoding glycosyltransferase produces MYYFVNTSINPKKSGIEHAEMKRLALFNQHQVPAQLVTRFFALNLHQTLKRAGIAEKNQINLFDFIQKSTAFKPVKLTIDDLHLAATLRVQPDGHHYQVYQQNQLLMRVHTFAPDYQQVNNVQFFDVNGKLVKTDWYDTRGFKGLEQFYTFDGQVASEQVFDPTGQVVYQTFHLPNRQNETQNSLYRFINYHGQDWSFTGEQAMTRFFLDELNRQNPKSVFIIDRTYELAYSALRMRTKAFKVMHLHSNHLNDPAHPKTATLNYNYAYALNNLAAWNGVIAATPQQTEDFTARYGTQPPVYTIPVGIVSPKTLAAPQPKWASRIPGKVIFVARLSEEKQQRHVIEAFKTVHAALPEATLDFWGYANGDTGKQLRQLVAKLKLTAVVKFNDYTANLAAVYDQAQLAMLTSRAEGFALALLEGQSHGLPQIAYDVKYGPRDIIRDGVDGQLVPVNDIEALATAMIKLLQDPAKMQAFSQQAYIDAKRYSPDVVWQQWQPLMQAAQAFYQPNQEASK; encoded by the coding sequence ATGTATTATTTTGTGAATACCAGTATTAATCCTAAAAAATCCGGCATTGAACATGCTGAAATGAAGCGGCTAGCACTATTTAATCAACATCAAGTTCCAGCGCAACTGGTCACGCGATTCTTTGCCTTAAATTTACATCAGACGTTAAAACGTGCTGGCATTGCGGAAAAGAATCAAATTAATTTGTTTGATTTTATCCAAAAGTCAACAGCGTTTAAACCAGTTAAATTGACGATTGATGATTTACATCTGGCCGCCACCTTGCGAGTGCAACCAGATGGGCACCATTATCAAGTCTATCAACAGAATCAACTATTAATGCGTGTCCACACCTTTGCTCCAGATTATCAACAAGTTAATAATGTGCAATTTTTTGATGTCAATGGAAAGCTCGTGAAAACTGATTGGTATGATACCCGCGGGTTTAAGGGATTAGAACAGTTTTATACGTTTGACGGTCAGGTGGCTAGTGAACAGGTTTTTGATCCAACCGGGCAGGTCGTTTATCAGACGTTCCATTTACCTAATCGACAAAATGAAACGCAGAATTCGTTATATCGCTTCATTAACTATCACGGTCAAGATTGGTCTTTTACGGGTGAGCAGGCGATGACCCGGTTCTTTTTAGATGAACTCAATCGGCAAAACCCCAAGTCCGTCTTTATTATTGATCGGACGTATGAGCTCGCCTATTCGGCCCTCCGGATGCGGACTAAGGCGTTTAAAGTCATGCATTTACACAGTAATCATTTGAATGATCCAGCCCATCCCAAAACAGCGACACTGAATTATAACTATGCCTATGCCTTAAATAACTTAGCGGCTTGGAATGGGGTCATTGCGGCCACCCCCCAGCAAACCGAAGATTTTACAGCGCGATATGGGACCCAGCCGCCAGTTTATACGATTCCAGTTGGCATTGTGTCACCGAAAACTTTGGCTGCACCGCAGCCTAAGTGGGCGAGTCGAATTCCTGGTAAAGTTATTTTTGTGGCGCGGCTATCCGAAGAAAAACAACAGCGCCATGTTATTGAAGCTTTTAAAACAGTGCATGCAGCACTACCCGAAGCAACTCTTGATTTTTGGGGCTATGCCAACGGCGATACTGGGAAGCAACTGCGACAATTAGTAGCGAAGTTAAAGTTGACAGCGGTCGTTAAGTTTAATGATTACACGGCTAATCTAGCGGCGGTGTACGATCAAGCGCAATTGGCGATGTTAACCTCACGCGCGGAAGGGTTCGCCTTGGCTTTATTGGAAGGGCAATCCCACGGTCTACCGCAGATTGCGTATGACGTGAAGTATGGTCCCCGCGATATTATTCGTGATGGGGTTGATGGCCAGTTGGTGCCGGTTAATGATATTGAGGCTTTGGCGACGGCGATGATCAAGCTTTTGCAAGATCCCGCTAAAATGCAGGCGTTTAGTCAGCAAGCTTATATTGATGCGAAGCGTTATAGTCCGGATGTGGTTTGGCAACAATGGCAACCACTGATGCAAGCAGCGCAGGCTTTCTATCAACCGAATCAGGAGGCGTCAAAATGA
- a CDS encoding LysM peptidoglycan-binding domain-containing protein, which translates to MKIKSLLLSSVAATGLFAIGTTIANADTVTVKSGDTVSAIAASHKTTIAAIKKANDLKNVNLIFIGDKLEVNGTAMTVHATVPATSAASQSTSTASSASQSSATSASSVATSTATSAASQSTSTASSASSSQASVASSTSSSSASQTSASSASSSTATSASSVATSSAAQSSASQASTTLRTTASSAASQSTTTSTTATATSASTTNVSTTTATTSDSAAKAWIANKESGGSYTASNGNYYGKYQLSKSLLNGDLSAANQESVANAYVSSRYGSWSAAKTFWLSNGYY; encoded by the coding sequence ATGAAAATCAAAAGTCTATTATTATCATCCGTTGCTGCCACTGGTTTGTTTGCCATTGGAACGACCATCGCTAACGCCGATACTGTCACAGTTAAATCCGGTGACACGGTCAGCGCCATTGCTGCTTCACACAAAACGACCATCGCAGCGATTAAAAAAGCTAACGATTTAAAAAATGTTAATTTAATTTTTATTGGTGATAAATTAGAAGTTAACGGTACAGCAATGACGGTCCATGCCACGGTTCCTGCAACCAGTGCGGCTAGTCAAAGTACCAGCACCGCTAGTTCAGCTAGCCAAAGTAGCGCAACTAGTGCCAGCTCAGTTGCAACTTCAACGGCCACTAGTGCGGCTAGTCAAAGCACCAGCACCGCTAGTTCAGCTAGCTCAAGTCAAGCTTCAGTTGCTTCAAGTACTAGCTCAAGCTCAGCTAGTCAAACTAGTGCCAGCTCAGCTTCATCTTCAACGGCCACTAGTGCCAGTTCAGTTGCAACTTCAAGTGCGGCGCAAAGCAGTGCCAGTCAAGCTTCAACGACTTTAAGAACTACTGCTAGCTCAGCTGCTAGTCAAAGTACAACAACTAGCACCACCGCAACGGCAACTTCTGCTTCAACGACTAACGTTAGCACCACCACAGCAACGACTTCTGATTCAGCTGCCAAAGCTTGGATTGCCAACAAAGAATCTGGTGGTTCATACACCGCTTCTAACGGTAACTACTATGGTAAGTATCAATTAAGTAAGTCATTATTAAACGGCGACTTATCTGCTGCTAACCAAGAATCCGTTGCTAATGCTTATGTTAGCTCACGTTATGGGTCATGGAGTGCTGCTAAGACATTCTGGTTATCTAACGGTTACTACTAA
- a CDS encoding bifunctional transcriptional activator/DNA repair enzyme AdaA, translated as MLRLTAARWQAIQTNDVTKDGDFYYGVTSTGIFCRPSCPSRLPKREHVQVFKTTAAASQAGFRPCKRCRPTGRVVSAADWVITINRIMAHHYAEPLTLTELAKRAHGAPDYLHHVYRQQTGQTPLAYLQQIRLQQARRLLMTSPLPISAVAQACGFQSAAYFSTTFKKAFQQTPRQFRLQTKTGPQPKL; from the coding sequence ATGCTACGGTTAACAGCAGCTCGATGGCAGGCGATTCAAACTAACGATGTCACTAAAGACGGCGACTTTTACTATGGTGTCACGAGTACGGGCATCTTTTGTCGACCAAGTTGTCCCTCACGCTTACCGAAACGGGAACATGTACAAGTGTTTAAAACGACGGCAGCGGCCAGTCAAGCCGGCTTTCGACCCTGTAAGCGTTGTCGACCAACCGGGCGCGTGGTTTCGGCGGCCGACTGGGTGATCACCATTAATCGAATTATGGCGCACCATTATGCGGAACCGCTGACCTTAACTGAATTAGCCAAACGCGCACATGGGGCGCCCGATTATTTGCATCATGTCTATCGGCAACAAACTGGGCAGACGCCGCTGGCTTACTTGCAGCAAATCCGGCTACAACAGGCGCGCCGCTTATTGATGACCTCGCCGTTACCCATTAGTGCTGTGGCCCAAGCCTGTGGGTTTCAATCCGCTGCGTATTTTAGTACGACGTTCAAAAAGGCATTTCAGCAAACACCGCGCCAATTTCGGTTGCAAACAAAAACAGGTCCGCAACCGAAGTTGTGA
- a CDS encoding methylated-DNA--[protein]-cysteine S-methyltransferase: MQLTLTVATITSHHYLVGSTPIGVAFIGRADGPANEWQTFFPAATARVVPTANQAAIRALTAYLTGKQTTFTCPLDVSYGTPFQQQVWQALRTIPYGQTWSYTQLAHSLNRPTAVRAIASAVGRNPLLIFVPCHRVIRQDGQLGGYRGGLPMKRALLALEKRPS; this comes from the coding sequence ATGCAATTAACGCTAACTGTCGCAACCATTACGTCACACCACTACCTAGTTGGCAGTACCCCCATTGGCGTTGCCTTCATCGGTCGCGCCGATGGTCCTGCCAATGAATGGCAAACTTTCTTTCCGGCTGCCACAGCCCGAGTTGTGCCAACCGCCAATCAAGCAGCAATCCGGGCCCTAACGGCTTACTTAACTGGTAAACAGACCACCTTTACTTGTCCCTTAGATGTTAGCTACGGCACCCCTTTTCAACAGCAAGTCTGGCAAGCGCTGCGCACCATTCCTTATGGTCAGACTTGGAGCTACACCCAACTTGCACATAGCTTAAACCGCCCCACCGCCGTCCGGGCCATTGCCTCAGCGGTTGGGCGTAACCCGTTGCTAATCTTTGTGCCTTGTCACCGAGTCATTCGCCAAGACGGTCAACTTGGTGGTTACCGTGGTGGCTTACCCATGAAACGCGCCTTATTAGCCTTAGAAAAAAGACCGTCTTGA
- a CDS encoding ABC transporter ATP-binding protein, with product MLSVAHISKQFGTVKALTDVSFTVHDGEIMGLIGQNGAGKSTTFHSILNFLKFDGQITWNGRPLNTSDYDHIGYLPEERSLMPKLTITQQLVYLARLKSQPAKVTKAQIAPWMTRFAVKGQPTDKISRLSKGNQQKVQLISTLIHNPQLIILDEPFSGLDPVNADLLKQAIITAKQNGATIIFSSHDMTNVEEICDTLVMLRDGQVVLKGSVAAIRNQFGRTRLFVTTDWSATQLATLTGVDTVTPLTPGRYRLQLASAAAGPAIFDALTAGHYMPEFSQQPPTLDEIFRTEAGEVTHE from the coding sequence ATGCTATCGGTCGCACATATTAGTAAGCAGTTCGGTACCGTTAAGGCCTTAACCGACGTTTCATTTACAGTTCATGACGGGGAAATCATGGGCTTAATTGGACAAAATGGCGCTGGTAAATCAACTACTTTTCATAGTATCTTAAACTTTCTCAAATTTGACGGTCAAATTACTTGGAATGGACGGCCGTTAAATACCAGTGACTATGATCACATCGGTTATTTACCAGAAGAACGGAGTCTGATGCCCAAGCTAACAATTACTCAGCAACTGGTTTATTTGGCACGCTTAAAAAGCCAACCTGCTAAAGTGACCAAAGCCCAAATTGCCCCTTGGATGACCCGGTTTGCCGTTAAAGGGCAGCCAACTGATAAAATTAGTCGGCTCTCCAAAGGTAATCAACAGAAAGTCCAATTAATCAGTACCTTGATTCATAATCCCCAGTTAATTATTCTCGATGAACCCTTTAGTGGCTTAGATCCAGTTAATGCCGACTTATTAAAACAAGCCATCATTACGGCCAAGCAAAACGGCGCCACTATTATTTTCTCCAGTCATGACATGACCAACGTCGAGGAAATCTGTGATACCTTAGTCATGTTGCGTGACGGACAAGTCGTTTTAAAGGGCTCGGTTGCTGCAATCCGCAATCAATTCGGTCGGACGCGGTTATTTGTCACCACAGATTGGTCCGCAACCCAATTAGCCACCCTAACTGGTGTTGACACTGTTACTCCCTTAACGCCTGGGCGTTACCGGCTACAATTAGCAAGCGCAGCCGCTGGACCGGCTATTTTTGACGCCCTGACTGCCGGCCATTATATGCCGGAATTCAGTCAGCAACCACCAACACTAGATGAAATTTTCCGAACAGAAGCAGGCGAGGTCACTCATGAATAA
- a CDS encoding ABC transporter permease → MNKTWIVTSETFLRQTKSWSFLMLILMPFLFMGLTFGITYVSAPNRGSHEIAVISSNPTLRTALLKTNQVTTTAHYATIKAAQTATYKNDISGYLVLQQTAQHQLVATFHGPSALASSNQAQLQRWLSRQQALLNQQQAHLTTQQRRALALQPQLKQHLQKKTAADKTAKTISFYLLVFFVYLILTTYSSITAQEIAAEKGTKIMEVIFSSTTPRRYFNGKVYGVLLMILTQLLVYLIGGAVILQLVPHSPLLATWWTQYAPIITQVLHNLLSINLIFALAAVLLYTVVSAFCGALVTRVEDAGKASQPVIYLNLLTFFTAMAFQNNPTNPFVTIFSYVPFFSSYLMPLRLINATATLPAASLSLALLLLTVIGSMWYIGKVYGGLMLQTDELGFWGNLKRGLHLK, encoded by the coding sequence ATGAATAAAACTTGGATTGTCACCAGTGAAACTTTTCTCCGCCAAACCAAATCGTGGAGTTTTTTAATGTTAATTTTGATGCCGTTCTTATTTATGGGCCTAACCTTTGGGATTACCTACGTTTCGGCACCTAATCGTGGTAGTCACGAAATTGCCGTCATCAGTTCAAATCCAACGCTTCGGACGGCTCTTTTAAAAACTAATCAAGTCACGACAACGGCCCATTACGCCACCATTAAAGCCGCTCAAACGGCCACTTATAAAAATGACATCAGTGGTTATCTCGTATTGCAACAAACTGCTCAACACCAATTAGTCGCCACTTTTCACGGTCCGAGCGCCTTAGCCAGTTCCAATCAGGCGCAACTGCAACGTTGGTTAAGCAGGCAACAAGCCCTTTTGAATCAACAACAGGCGCACTTAACCACCCAACAAAGGCGAGCTTTAGCACTGCAACCACAATTGAAACAGCATCTTCAAAAAAAGACGGCCGCTGACAAGACCGCCAAAACAATTTCATTTTATCTCTTAGTGTTCTTTGTTTACTTAATTTTGACAACCTATTCGTCAATTACGGCTCAAGAAATTGCGGCTGAAAAAGGCACTAAAATCATGGAAGTCATTTTTTCAAGTACCACCCCCCGACGCTACTTTAATGGCAAAGTCTATGGCGTTTTATTGATGATTTTGACGCAACTACTGGTCTATCTCATTGGTGGGGCTGTCATCTTACAACTTGTGCCCCACAGCCCACTGCTCGCCACTTGGTGGACACAATATGCGCCAATTATCACGCAAGTCCTGCATAATCTACTCTCCATCAACTTGATTTTTGCACTCGCTGCGGTGCTCTTATATACTGTAGTTTCAGCTTTTTGCGGCGCTTTAGTGACCCGTGTTGAAGATGCCGGTAAAGCCTCGCAACCTGTGATCTATCTGAATCTACTCACTTTTTTCACTGCGATGGCTTTTCAAAACAATCCGACCAACCCATTTGTCACCATCTTTTCATACGTTCCCTTTTTCTCATCTTACCTCATGCCGTTACGGCTCATTAATGCGACGGCAACATTACCAGCTGCTAGCTTATCCTTAGCCCTGCTATTGCTAACCGTGATTGGCAGTATGTGGTATATCGGTAAAGTCTACGGTGGCTTGATGCTACAAACGGATGAACTCGGCTTTTGGGGCAATCTAAAACGGGGCTTACATTTAAAATAA
- a CDS encoding SDR family oxidoreductase, whose amino-acid sequence MAIKDKVVVITGASSGIGEATAKLLAQHGAKVVLGARREARLQAIVQAIEAAGGQAVYQVTDVTDKAAVQALVDLAQTKFGGLDVIFNNAGIMPSSPISALHTDEWDAMIDINIKGVLNGVAAVMPIFTAQKHGQIITTSSVAGIKNFAGAGVYGATKYAVRNLMEVIRMESAQEGTNIRTATLYPAAINTELLDTITDAETKQGMTAFYQQVGISPQAIANVVNFAVDQPAEVNVSEFTIYPTKQA is encoded by the coding sequence ATGGCAATTAAAGATAAAGTGGTCGTAATTACGGGGGCATCATCGGGTATCGGTGAAGCAACTGCCAAGTTATTAGCGCAACATGGCGCGAAAGTCGTCTTGGGCGCACGACGTGAAGCCCGGTTACAAGCAATTGTTCAAGCAATTGAAGCTGCGGGTGGGCAAGCGGTCTATCAGGTGACCGATGTGACTGATAAAGCGGCAGTTCAGGCTTTAGTTGACTTAGCGCAAACTAAGTTCGGTGGCCTAGATGTGATTTTTAATAATGCTGGTATTATGCCGTCATCGCCAATTAGTGCCTTGCATACGGATGAATGGGATGCCATGATTGACATTAATATTAAGGGTGTCTTGAATGGGGTGGCCGCTGTAATGCCAATTTTTACAGCCCAAAAGCATGGTCAAATTATTACGACCTCATCAGTTGCGGGGATTAAAAACTTTGCTGGCGCTGGTGTCTATGGGGCGACAAAGTATGCGGTACGTAACTTAATGGAAGTTATCCGCATGGAAAGTGCCCAAGAAGGCACCAATATTCGAACGGCAACCTTGTATCCAGCTGCGATTAATACGGAGTTATTGGATACGATTACGGATGCAGAAACGAAGCAAGGGATGACAGCCTTTTACCAACAAGTTGGAATTAGTCCGCAAGCCATTGCCAACGTGGTCAATTTTGCGGTTGATCAACCTGCTGAAGTGAACGTCAGTGAATTTACAATCTATCCAACCAAGCAAGCCTAA
- a CDS encoding carboxymuconolactone decarboxylase family protein: MAKKQTAGRDNLGEFAPKFAALNDDVLFGEVWSRESELSLHNRSMITIASLMTSGSFPQLKAHLQMGKQNGLTKDEVVEEITHLAFYAGWAKAWSAMGLAQEVFGED, translated from the coding sequence ATGGCGAAAAAACAAACAGCAGGTCGCGATAACTTAGGAGAATTTGCCCCTAAGTTCGCTGCTTTAAATGATGATGTTTTATTTGGTGAAGTTTGGTCCCGGGAATCCGAATTAAGTTTGCACAATCGGAGTATGATTACGATTGCGAGCTTAATGACTAGTGGGAGTTTTCCACAATTAAAAGCACATTTACAGATGGGCAAACAAAATGGTTTGACGAAGGATGAAGTTGTGGAAGAAATCACCCATTTGGCTTTTTATGCCGGTTGGGCTAAAGCGTGGTCAGCAATGGGGTTAGCACAAGAAGTTTTTGGTGAAGACTAA
- a CDS encoding cupin domain-containing protein → MTTTDKSGVFGLGEKNDAYQQYFIGQSYLQGLAVADDNVDVTVANVTFEPGCRNDWHIHHDGFQILLVTSGEGWYQEAGKPAQLLHAGDAVTIHEGVKHWHGATKDSWFAHVAITKGTSEWLEKVDDATYNQLG, encoded by the coding sequence ATGACAACAACGGATAAGAGCGGTGTATTTGGACTAGGTGAAAAGAACGACGCCTATCAACAATACTTTATTGGGCAAAGTTACTTACAAGGATTAGCAGTTGCCGATGATAATGTGGATGTGACCGTCGCTAATGTGACTTTTGAACCAGGGTGTCGCAATGACTGGCATATTCATCATGATGGATTCCAGATTTTGTTGGTCACGAGTGGTGAAGGCTGGTATCAAGAAGCTGGTAAGCCCGCTCAATTATTACATGCTGGTGATGCCGTTACGATTCATGAAGGGGTTAAGCATTGGCATGGCGCCACTAAAGACAGCTGGTTTGCCCACGTTGCAATTACAAAGGGGACTAGCGAATGGTTAGAAAAAGTTGACGATGCGACGTACAACCAATTAGGTTAA
- a CDS encoding MerR family transcriptional regulator, whose protein sequence is MATEMLLHYSIGDFAKKVGLTAPTLRYYENEGLIEPHRLANGRRYYEPADINWVKFLLHLKGTGMSISELKQYVIWRAQGDATIPQRRALLQKVKNDFLVQFNEVQHHLQILNDKINWYEEKEAGVTTDHESFETYLNRFGHQE, encoded by the coding sequence ATGGCAACTGAAATGCTCCTCCACTATTCAATTGGTGATTTTGCCAAAAAAGTTGGCTTAACCGCACCAACTTTACGATATTACGAAAATGAGGGCTTAATTGAACCGCACCGTTTAGCCAACGGGCGGCGTTATTATGAACCGGCAGATATTAACTGGGTCAAATTCTTATTACATCTAAAAGGTACCGGTATGAGTATTAGTGAACTAAAGCAATACGTGATTTGGCGGGCACAAGGCGATGCGACAATTCCACAACGGCGGGCATTACTGCAAAAAGTAAAAAATGACTTTCTAGTTCAGTTTAATGAAGTCCAACATCACTTACAGATTCTAAATGATAAGATTAATTGGTACGAAGAGAAAGAAGCTGGGGTGACGACCGATCACGAAAGCTTTGAAACTTATCTCAACCGGTTCGGTCATCAAGAATAA
- a CDS encoding GlsB/YeaQ/YmgE family stress response membrane protein, with the protein MFGWLWSLIVGGIIGALAGAITSRDVPAGIFGNIVAGLVGAWIGQALLGTWGPSLAGMALVPSILGAVILVLIVSAVFGMRKKR; encoded by the coding sequence ATGTTTGGTTGGTTATGGTCATTAATTGTTGGTGGTATCATTGGCGCATTAGCGGGTGCAATTACGAGTCGCGACGTTCCGGCGGGGATTTTTGGGAATATTGTTGCTGGATTAGTTGGGGCTTGGATTGGCCAAGCATTGTTAGGCACCTGGGGACCATCATTAGCAGGGATGGCGTTAGTGCCGTCAATCTTAGGTGCCGTGATTTTAGTCTTGATTGTTTCAGCGGTGTTCGGTATGCGCAAAAAACGGTAA
- a CDS encoding GtrA family protein: MADKDLKHAPHTEAEFEEELEAVEEKANNELQLYALWGVITVVFNVVLFYVLYHMFGIEYQLANLIDWFLSVLFSFIVNKMFVFQHKTVSLTKEVATFYGTRVATYFIEALILWIGISLMGVNGTMTKIIGHGIALVANYFLSKWLVFKKD, from the coding sequence ATGGCAGATAAAGATTTAAAACACGCACCTCATACCGAAGCCGAGTTTGAAGAGGAACTCGAAGCTGTTGAAGAAAAAGCTAATAATGAGCTACAACTCTATGCGCTCTGGGGCGTTATTACAGTTGTCTTTAACGTGGTGTTATTCTACGTGCTCTATCATATGTTTGGGATTGAATACCAACTTGCGAACTTAATTGATTGGTTTTTGAGTGTTTTATTCTCATTCATCGTGAATAAAATGTTTGTGTTCCAACACAAAACGGTTAGTTTGACTAAGGAAGTGGCAACCTTTTATGGTACCCGGGTGGCGACTTACTTCATTGAAGCCTTGATTTTATGGATCGGGATTTCACTGATGGGTGTCAATGGCACCATGACTAAAATTATCGGCCATGGGATTGCCCTTGTCGCTAATTATTTCTTGTCTAAATGGTTAGTCTTCAAAAAGGATTAA